The Thunnus thynnus chromosome 24, fThuThy2.1, whole genome shotgun sequence genome window below encodes:
- the LOC137176846 gene encoding NLR family CARD domain-containing protein 3-like isoform X4 — MDQCEDREEGVPPSKSSLCGEHDSQTKAQRRQHTPDSAEPEPEPSCVSLKSDGSMDWPVTFKSEQQSGNQRIHQQRPDNPELSCVSMKSDGSMDWPVTFKHGQQSAHQKVHQQSSEVPSGQSVQQHQTHLDSIFVLLEETIVTFVKNELKKMQKVVHSDYPECLESQSEDEVVLDSEEEKQRRSSREAFLKITLHFLRRMKQGELADRLQSKSPAMCQRKLKSNLKKRFQCVFEGIAKAGNPTLLNQIYTELHITEEGTAGVNDEHEVRQIETASRKPDRPETTIRQEDIFKASPGRDEPIRTVMTKGVAGIGKTVLTQKFTLDWAEDKANQDIQFTFPFTFRELNVLKEKKFSLVELVHHFFTETKEAGICRFEKFQVVFIFDGLDECRLPLDFNNNEILTDVTESTSVDVLLTNLIRGKLLPSARLWITTRPAAANQIPPECVGMVTEVKGFTDPQKEEYFRKRFRVEEQASTIISHIKTSQSLHIMCHMPVFCWITATVLENVLKSRERGELPKTLTEMYIHFLVVQSKLKNIKYDGGTETDPLWSPESKKMIESLGKLAFEQLQKGNLIFYESDLTECGIDIRAASVYSGVFTQIFKEEKGLYQDKVFCFVHLSIQEFLAALHVHLTFINSGVNLLAKEQSTSQKSEIKQESAETRFYQSAVDEALQSPNGHLDLFLRFLLGLSLQTNQTLLQGLLPQTGRSSQTNQKTVEYIKKKISENLSAERSINLFHCLNELNDHDLVEGIQQYLRSGSLSTDELSPAQWSALVFILLSSEKDLDVFDLKKYFVSEEALLQLLPVVKASNKALLSGCNLSERSCAALSSVLSSQSSSLRELDLSNNDLQDSGVKLLSAGLESPHCTLEILSLSGCLITEEGCASLASAVSSNPSDLRELDLSYNHPGHSGEKLLCAGLQDPLSKLENLRLQPAGVQWLTPGLRKYFCELTLDPNTAHRNLKLSDNNRKVTRVEENQSYPDHPDRFDHWPQLLSRNDLTGRCYWEVKWEGGVHVSVTCRGIGRRGKCAHCMLGGNDQSWSLYCSDKYYSVWHNNRGTVISSSSSSSPSSSSSSSSPSVSNRVGVYVDCPAGTLSFYRVSSDTLIHIHTFNTTFTQPLCAGFRLWSRSSFSLCSVSG, encoded by the exons GATCCATCAGCAGAGACCAGACAACCCTGAActcagctgtgtgtccatgaaaaGTGACGGGTCTATGGATTGGCCTGTTACCTTCAAACATGGACAGCAGTCTGCTCATCAGAA AGTTCATCAGCagagctcagaggttcccaGTGGTCAGTCTGTCCAGCAGCaccaaacacacctggactccatatttgtg CTGCTGGAGGAGACCATTGTCACTTTTGTGAAGAACGAGttgaagaagatgcagaaggtTGTGCATtcagattacccagaatgcttagaGAGTCAGAGTGAGGATGAGGTGGTGTTGGACAGTGAGGAggaaaagcagaggaggagcagcagagaggcatttctgaagatcacattgcacttcctgaggagaatgaagcagggggagctggctgaccgtctgcagagca AATCTCCTGCCATGTGTCAGCGtaaactcaagtctaacctgaagaagaggttccagtgtgtgtttgaggggatcgctaaagcaggaaacccaacccttctgaatcagatctacacagagctccACATCACAGAGGAAGGGACTGCAGgggtcaatgatgaacatgaggtcagacagattgaaacagcatccaggaaaccagacaggccagaaacaacaatcagacaagaagacatctttaaagcctcacctggaagagatgaaccaatcagaacagtgatgacaaagggagtggctggcattgggaaaacagtcttaacacagaagttcactctagactgggctgaagacaaagccaaccaggacatacagttcacatttccattcactttcagagagctgaacgtgctgaaagagaaaaagttcagcttggtggaacttgttcatcacttctttactgaaaccaaagaagcaggaatctgcaggtttgaaaagttccaggttgtgttcatctttgatggtctggatgagtgtcgacttcctctggacttcaacaacaatgagatcctgactgatgttacagagtccacctcagtggatgtgctgctgacaaacctcatcagggggaaactgcttccctctgctcgcctctggataaccacacgacctgcagcagccaatcagatccctcctgagtgtgttggcatggtgacagaggtcaaagggttcactgacccacagaaggaggagtacttcaggaagcGATTCAGAGTTGAGGAGCAGGCCAGCACCATCATatcccacatcaagacatcacaaagcctccacatcatgtgccacatgccagtcttctgctggatcactgctacagttctggagaatgtgttgaaaagcagagagagaggagagctgcccaagaccctgactgaaatgtacatccacttcctggtggtgcagtccaaactgaagaacatcaagtatgatggaggaaCTGAGACAGATCCACTCTGGAGTCCAGAGAGCAAgaagatgattgagtctctgggaaaactggcttttgagcagctgcagaaaggcaacctgattttctatgaatcagacttgacagagtgtggcattgatatcagagcagcctcagtgtactcaggagtgttcacacagatctttaaagaggagaaagggctgtaccaggacaaggtgttctgcttcGTCCATCTGAGTATTCAGGAGTTTCttgctgctcttcatgtccatctgacattcatcaactccggagtcaatctgctggcaAAAGAACAATCAACCTCCCAGAAGTCTGAAATTAAGCAAGAATCTGCAGAGACACGTttctaccagagtgctgtggaTGAGGCCTTacagagtccaaatggacacctggatttgttcctccgcttcctcctgggtctttcactgcagaccaatcagactctcctacAAGGCCTGCTGCCACAGACAGGAAGAagctcacagaccaatcagaaaacagttgagtacatcaagaagaaaatcagtgagaatctgtctgcagagagaagcatcaatctgttccactgtctgaatgaactaaATGATCATGATCTGGTGGAAGGGATCCAACAGTACCTGAgatcaggaagtctctccacagatgaactgtctcctgctcagtggtcagctctggtcttcatcttactgtcatcagaaaaagatctggacgtgtttgacctgaagaaatactttgtttcagaggaggctcttctgcagctgctgccagtggtcaaagcctccaacaaagctct gttgagtggctgtaacctctcagagagaagctgtgcagctctgtcctcagttctcagctcccagtcctctagtctgagagagtTGGATCTCAGTAACAACGACCtacaggattcaggagtgaagctacTGTCCGCTGgcctggagagtccacactgtacactggaaaTTCTCAG cctgtcaggatgtctgatcactGAGGAAGGCTgcgcttctctggcctcagctgtgagctccaacccctccgatctgagagagctggatttgagctacaatcatccaggacactcaggagagaagctgctgtgtgCTGGACTGCAGGATCCACTCTCGAAACTGGAAAATCTCAG gctgcagcctgctggagtccaatggttgacaccaggtctgaggaagt ATTTCTGTGaactcacactggatccaaacacagcacacagaaacctcaaactgtctgacaacaacaggaaggtgacacgTGTGGAGGAGaatcagtcatatcctgatcatccagacagatttgatcaCTGGCCTCAGCTGCTGAGtagaaatgatctgactggtcgctgttactgggaggtcaAGTGGGAAGGAGGGGTTCATGTATCAGTGACTTGCAGAGGAATCGGCAGGAGAGGAAAGTGTGCTCACTGCATGCTTGGAGggaatgatcagtcctggagtctgtACTGCTCTGATAAATATTACTCTGTCTGGCACAATAACAGAGGAACAGtgatttcctcctcctcctcctcctccccttcctcctcctcctcctcctcctccccctctgtctctaacagagtaggAGTatatgtggactgtcctgctggcactctgtccttctacagagtctcctctgacacactgatccacatccacaccttcaacaccacattcactcagcctctgtgtgcTGGGTTTAGGCTCTGGTCTCGttcttcattttctctgtgttcagtCAGTGGCTAA